From the Triplophysa rosa unplaced genomic scaffold, Trosa_1v2 scaffold366_ERROPOS75541, whole genome shotgun sequence genome, one window contains:
- the LOC130550592 gene encoding embryonic polyadenylate-binding protein A-like, with protein sequence MTSFIGGNCGAGVPRDQIASLFVGDLHPEVSEFLLHQTFSPFGPIQSVRVCRDRVTWRSLRYGYVNFVNVADAESATDTLMCQDLLGRPMRIMFSQRDSTLRTTGVGNIYIKGLASSIDGARLHDTFSRFGKILSCKVVCDANGSKGYGFVHFATFEAAEEAIKALDGMLLDDQLVSICHFKTFEERQVEPKVMAQDSGRHYPGVSLYVSNLPYSFSEQQLSRAFSPFGSIISAKLMMEAGRSRGFGFVSFSTLEDATTAASVMTGRMVAGRALRVTLSRHNEQKTQAEKQDSSSESLPAGQFTSAVPRVQKRLAVNPANQRALQPISRQAAAGVLAQSKSLRPLMPVVLLDAVHTQPPRLLVSQVLLDYWASQAELDVWRPSDCSPCLHPAMILKLSLTYLRSLKFCLMVQQLLSKQKLNR encoded by the exons ATGACGTCGTTCATCGGAGGAAATTGTGGAGCTGGTGTACCGAGGGATCAGATCGCCTCGCTGTTCGTGGGGGATCTTCATCCAGAAGTGTCCGAGTTCCTCCTCCATCAGACGTTCAGCCCGTTCGGTCCGATCCAGTCCGTGCGGGTCTGCAGAGACAGGGTGACTTGGCGCTCCCTGCGGTATGGTTATGTTAACTTTGTTAACGTCGCCGATG CTGAGAGTGCCACGGACACCCTAATGTGTCAGGATCTTCTGGGCAGACCCATGCGAATCATGTTCTCCCAGCGTGATTCCACTCTGAGGACGACTGGGGTGGGGAACATCTACATCAAGGGTCTGGCCAGCAGCATCGATGGTGCCCGCCTTCATGACACCTTCTCGCGTTTTGGGAAGATCCTGTCGTGCAAG GTGGTCTGTGATGCAAATGGATCCAAAGGTTATGGATTCGTCCACTTTGCCACCTTCGAAGCGGCAGAGGAGGCCATCAAAGCGCTTGATGGCATGCTGTTGGACGACCAGCTAGT gtccattTGCCACTTTAAAACCTTTGAGGAGCGTCAGGTTGAGCCAAAGGTTATGGCTCAGGACAGCGGGAGGCACTACCCG GGGGTGAGTCTGTACGTGTCTAATCTGCCCTATAGCTTCAGTGAGCAGCAGCTGTCCAGAGCGTTCTCACCCTTCGGAAGCATCATCAGTGCCAAG CTGATGATGGAGGCAGGACGCAGCAGAGGGTTTGGATTTGTCAGCTTCTCCACCCTCGAAGATGCGACTACTGCTGCGTCGGTCATGACCGGGCGCATGGTTGCCGGCAGGGCGTTGCGGGTCACTCTGTCTCGTCACAATGAGCAGAAGACCCAGGCTGAGAAGCAGGACAGCAGCAGTGAATCACTTCCTGCTGGACAGTTTACGTCTGCTGTTCCTCGG GTTCAAAAACGCCTTGCCGTTAACCCTGCAAACCAGCGGGCGCTCCAGCCCATCAGTCGTCAGGCAGCAGCGGGCGTCCTCGCTCAGA GTAAGAGTCTCCGCCCACTGATGCCTGTCGTCCTGCTGGATGCTGTTCATACTCAGCCTCCGCGCCTGCTGGTCTCTCAGGTGCTTCTGGACTACTGG GCAAGTCAAGCAGAGTTGGATGTGTGGCGTCCCAGCGACTGCTCGCCCTGCCTGCACCCAGCGATGATACTAAAGTTATCACTCACT TATCTCAGATCCCTAAAATTCTGCCTGATGGTGCAACAGCTCCTGTCAAAACAGAAGCTCAACAGGTAG
- the LOC130550594 gene encoding polyadenylate-binding protein 1-like 2: protein QMTSFIGGNCGAGVPRDQIASLFVGDLHPEMSEFLLHQTFSPFGPIQSVRVCRDRVTWRSLRYGYVNFVNVADAESATDTLMCQDLLGRPMRIMFSQRDSTLRTTGVGNFYIKGLASSIDGARLHDTFSRFGKILSCKVVCYANGSKGYGFVHFVTFAAAEEAIKALDCMLLDDQLVSICHFKTFEERQVEPKVMAQDNGRHYPGVSLYVSNLPYSFSEQQLYRAFSPFGSIISAKLMMEAGRSRGFGFVSFSTLEDATTAASVMTGLMVAGRALRVTLSRHNEQKTQAEKQDSSSESLPAGQFTSAVPQVR from the exons GTCAGATGACATCATTCATCGGAGGAAATTGTGGAGCTGGTGTACCGAGGGATCAGATCGCCTCGCTGTTCGTGGGGGATCTTCATCCAGAAATGTCCGAGTTCCTCCtccatcagacgtttagcccgTTCGGTCCGATCCAGTCCGTGCGGGTCTGCAGAGACAGGGTGACTTGGCGCTCCCTGCGGTATGGTTATGTTAACTTTGTTAACGTCGCCGATG CTGAGAGTGCCACGGACACCCTAATGTGTCAGGATCTTCTGGGCAGACCCATGCGAATCATGTTCTCCCAGCGTGATTCCACTCTGAGGACGACTGGGGTGGGGAACTTCTACATCAAGGGTCTGGCCAGCAGCATCGATGGTGCCCGCCTTCATGACACCTTCTCACGTTTTGGGAAGATCCTGTCTTGCAAG GTGGTCTGTTATGCAAATGGATCCAAAGGTTATGGATTCGTCCACTTTGTCACCTTTGCAGCGGCAGAGGAGGCCATCAAAGCCCTTGATTGCATGTTGTTGGACGACCAGCTAGT gtccattTGCCACTTTAAAACCTTTGAAGAGCGTCAGGTTGAGCCAAAGGTTATGGCTCAGGACAACGGGAGGCACTACCCG GGGGTGAGTCTGTACGTGTCTAATCTGCCCTATAGCTTCAGTGAGCAGCAGCTGTACAGAGCTTTCTCACCCTTTGGAAGCATCATCAGTGCCAAG TTGATGATGGAGGCAGGACGCAGCAGAGGGTTTGGATTTGTCAGCTTCTCCACCCTCGAAGATGCGACTACTGCTGCGTCTGTCATGACCGGGCTTATGGTTGCCGGCAGGGCGTTGCGGGTCACTCTGTCTCGTCACAATGAGCAGAAGACCCAGGCTGAGAAGCAGGACAGCAGCAGTGAATCACTTCCTGCTGGACAGTTTACGTCTGCTGTTCCTCAGGTGAGATGA
- the LOC130550593 gene encoding polyadenylate-binding protein 1-like, with amino-acid sequence MCQDLLGRPMRIMFSQRDSTLRTTGVGNIYIKGLASSIDGARLHDTFSRFGKILSCKVVCDANGSKGYGFVHFATFEAAEEAIKALDGMLLDDQLVSICHFKTFEERQVEPKVMAQDSGRHYPGVSLYVSNLPYSFSEQQLSRAFSPFGSIISAKLMMEAGRSRGFGFVSFSTLEDATTAASVMTGRMVAGRALRVTLSRHNEQKTQAEKQDSSSESLHEE; translated from the exons ATGTGTCAGGATCTTCTGGGCAGACCCATGCGAATCATGTTCTCCCAGCGTGATTCCACTCTGAGGACGACTGGGGTGGGGAACATCTACATCAAGGGTCTGGCCAGCAGCATCGATGGTGCCCGCCTTCATGACACCTTCTCGCGTTTTGGGAAGATCCTGTCGTGCAAG GTGGTCTGTGATGCAAATGGATCCAAAGGTTATGGATTCGTCCACTTTGCCACCTTCGAAGCGGCAGAGGAGGCCATCAAAGCGCTTGATGGCATGCTGTTGGACGACCAGCTAGT gtccattTGCCACTTTAAAACCTTTGAGGAGCGTCAGGTTGAGCCAAAGGTTATGGCTCAGGACAGCGGGAGGCACTACCCG GGGGTGAGTCTGTACGTGTCTAATCTGCCCTATAGCTTCAGTGAGCAGCAGCTGTCCAGAGCGTTCTCACCCTTCGGAAGCATCATCAGTGCCAAG CTGATGATGGAGGCAGGACGCAGCAGAGGGTTTGGATTTGTCAGCTTCTCCACCCTCGAAGATGCGACTACTGCTGCGTCGGTCATGACCGGGCGCATGGTTGCCGGCAGGGCGTTGCGGGTCACTCTGTCTCGTCACAATGAGCAGAAGACCCAGGCTGAGAAGCAGGACAGCAGCAGTGAATCACTTCATGAAGAG